The following coding sequences are from one Paramormyrops kingsleyae isolate MSU_618 chromosome 21, PKINGS_0.4, whole genome shotgun sequence window:
- the uchl5 gene encoding ubiquitin carboxyl-terminal hydrolase isozyme L5 isoform X4 yields MQLGDTLSEFREFSQSFDAAMKGLALSNSEVIRQVHNSFARQQMFEFDAKSSAKDEDAFHFVSYVPVKGRLYELDGLREGPIDLGVCNQDEWISAVRPVIEKRILKYSEGEIRFNLMAIVSDRKMIYNRKITELQSRLAEEEPMDTDQSNNLLCSIQSEIAKYQLLIEEENQKLQRYKMENIRRKHNYLPFIMELLKTLAEYQQLIPLVEKAKEKQNAKNVQEAK; encoded by the exons ATGCAGCTCGGAGACACACTGTCTGAGTTCCGGGAATTCTCGCAGAGTTTCGACGCGGCT ATGAAAGGTCTGGCACTGAGTAACTCTGAGGTGATACGACAAGTCCATAATAGTTTTGCCAG ACAACAGATGTTTGAGTTTGATGCAAAGTCATCTGCGAAGGATGAAGATGCGTTCCACTTCGTGAGTTACGTTCCAGTCAAAGGCAGGCTTTACGAGCTGGACGGGCTCCGCGAGGGCCCGATTGACCTTG GGGTTTGTAACCAAGACGAGTGGATCAGCGCAGTCAGGCCCGTTATTGAGAAAAGAATTCTCAA GTACAGTGAAGGGGAGATACGGTTTAACCTGATGGCCATAGTGTCAGACCGAAAGATGATTTATAACCGAAAGATTACCGAACTGCAGAGTCGGCTTGCTGAG GAGGAGCCAATGGATACCGATCAAAGTAACAATCTACTTTGCTCCATTCAGTCAGAAATTGCGAAATATCAACTCCTCATAGAAGAAGAGAATCAGAAGCTGCAGCGATATAAA ATGGAAAACATCCGGCGAAAGCACAATTACCTACCATTCATCATGGAACTGCTCAAGACATTAGCTGAGTACCAGCAGTTGATACCATTGGTGGAAAAG gcaaaagaaaagcaaaatgcTAAAAATGTCCAGGAGGCCAAATGA
- the uchl5 gene encoding ubiquitin carboxyl-terminal hydrolase isozyme L5 isoform X2 — protein MTGSAGEWCLMESDPGVFTELIKGFGCKGAQVEEIWSMEPENFEKLKPVHGLIFLFKWQPGEEPAGSIVQDSRLDHIFFAKQVINNACATQAIISVLLNCTHSDMQLGDTLSEFREFSQSFDAAMKGLALSNSEVIRQVHNSFARQQMFEFDAKSSAKDEDAFHFVSYVPVKGRLYELDGLREGPIDLGVCNQDEWISAVRPVIEKRILKYSEGEIRFNLMAIVSDRKMIYNRKITELQSRLAESEIAKYQLLIEEENQKLQRYKMENIRRKHNYLPFIMELLKTLAEYQQLIPLVEKAKEKQNAKNVQEAK, from the exons ATGACGGGGAGCGCAGGCGAATGGTGTCTGATGGAGAGCGACCCGGGGGTCTTCACGGAACTGATCAAAGGCTTCG GATGCAAAGGTGCACAAGTCGAAGAGATATGGAGCATGGAACCGGAAAACTTTGAAAAACTGAA ACCAGTTCATGGGCTGATTTTCCTTTTCAAGTGGCAGCCAGGAGAGGAGCCCGCCGGCTCCATTGTCCAGGACTCACGGCTGGACCACATTTTCTTTGCCAAACAG GTCATTAACAATGCGTGTGCCACCCAGGCAATTATTAGCGTGCTGTTGAACTGCACTCACTCAGACATGCAGCTCGGAGACACACTGTCTGAGTTCCGGGAATTCTCGCAGAGTTTCGACGCGGCT ATGAAAGGTCTGGCACTGAGTAACTCTGAGGTGATACGACAAGTCCATAATAGTTTTGCCAG ACAACAGATGTTTGAGTTTGATGCAAAGTCATCTGCGAAGGATGAAGATGCGTTCCACTTCGTGAGTTACGTTCCAGTCAAAGGCAGGCTTTACGAGCTGGACGGGCTCCGCGAGGGCCCGATTGACCTTG GGGTTTGTAACCAAGACGAGTGGATCAGCGCAGTCAGGCCCGTTATTGAGAAAAGAATTCTCAA GTACAGTGAAGGGGAGATACGGTTTAACCTGATGGCCATAGTGTCAGACCGAAAGATGATTTATAACCGAAAGATTACCGAACTGCAGAGTCGGCTTGCTGAG TCAGAAATTGCGAAATATCAACTCCTCATAGAAGAAGAGAATCAGAAGCTGCAGCGATATAAA ATGGAAAACATCCGGCGAAAGCACAATTACCTACCATTCATCATGGAACTGCTCAAGACATTAGCTGAGTACCAGCAGTTGATACCATTGGTGGAAAAG gcaaaagaaaagcaaaatgcTAAAAATGTCCAGGAGGCCAAATGA
- the uchl5 gene encoding ubiquitin carboxyl-terminal hydrolase isozyme L5 isoform X1, whose product MTGSAGEWCLMESDPGVFTELIKGFGCKGAQVEEIWSMEPENFEKLKPVHGLIFLFKWQPGEEPAGSIVQDSRLDHIFFAKQVINNACATQAIISVLLNCTHSDMQLGDTLSEFREFSQSFDAAMKGLALSNSEVIRQVHNSFARQQMFEFDAKSSAKDEDAFHFVSYVPVKGRLYELDGLREGPIDLGVCNQDEWISAVRPVIEKRILKYSEGEIRFNLMAIVSDRKMIYNRKITELQSRLAEEEPMDTDQSNNLLCSIQSEIAKYQLLIEEENQKLQRYKMENIRRKHNYLPFIMELLKTLAEYQQLIPLVEKAKEKQNAKNVQEAK is encoded by the exons ATGACGGGGAGCGCAGGCGAATGGTGTCTGATGGAGAGCGACCCGGGGGTCTTCACGGAACTGATCAAAGGCTTCG GATGCAAAGGTGCACAAGTCGAAGAGATATGGAGCATGGAACCGGAAAACTTTGAAAAACTGAA ACCAGTTCATGGGCTGATTTTCCTTTTCAAGTGGCAGCCAGGAGAGGAGCCCGCCGGCTCCATTGTCCAGGACTCACGGCTGGACCACATTTTCTTTGCCAAACAG GTCATTAACAATGCGTGTGCCACCCAGGCAATTATTAGCGTGCTGTTGAACTGCACTCACTCAGACATGCAGCTCGGAGACACACTGTCTGAGTTCCGGGAATTCTCGCAGAGTTTCGACGCGGCT ATGAAAGGTCTGGCACTGAGTAACTCTGAGGTGATACGACAAGTCCATAATAGTTTTGCCAG ACAACAGATGTTTGAGTTTGATGCAAAGTCATCTGCGAAGGATGAAGATGCGTTCCACTTCGTGAGTTACGTTCCAGTCAAAGGCAGGCTTTACGAGCTGGACGGGCTCCGCGAGGGCCCGATTGACCTTG GGGTTTGTAACCAAGACGAGTGGATCAGCGCAGTCAGGCCCGTTATTGAGAAAAGAATTCTCAA GTACAGTGAAGGGGAGATACGGTTTAACCTGATGGCCATAGTGTCAGACCGAAAGATGATTTATAACCGAAAGATTACCGAACTGCAGAGTCGGCTTGCTGAG GAGGAGCCAATGGATACCGATCAAAGTAACAATCTACTTTGCTCCATTCAGTCAGAAATTGCGAAATATCAACTCCTCATAGAAGAAGAGAATCAGAAGCTGCAGCGATATAAA ATGGAAAACATCCGGCGAAAGCACAATTACCTACCATTCATCATGGAACTGCTCAAGACATTAGCTGAGTACCAGCAGTTGATACCATTGGTGGAAAAG gcaaaagaaaagcaaaatgcTAAAAATGTCCAGGAGGCCAAATGA
- the uchl5 gene encoding ubiquitin carboxyl-terminal hydrolase isozyme L5 isoform X3: protein MEPENFEKLKPVHGLIFLFKWQPGEEPAGSIVQDSRLDHIFFAKQVINNACATQAIISVLLNCTHSDMQLGDTLSEFREFSQSFDAAMKGLALSNSEVIRQVHNSFARQQMFEFDAKSSAKDEDAFHFVSYVPVKGRLYELDGLREGPIDLGVCNQDEWISAVRPVIEKRILKYSEGEIRFNLMAIVSDRKMIYNRKITELQSRLAEEEPMDTDQSNNLLCSIQSEIAKYQLLIEEENQKLQRYKMENIRRKHNYLPFIMELLKTLAEYQQLIPLVEKAKEKQNAKNVQEAK from the exons ATGGAACCGGAAAACTTTGAAAAACTGAA ACCAGTTCATGGGCTGATTTTCCTTTTCAAGTGGCAGCCAGGAGAGGAGCCCGCCGGCTCCATTGTCCAGGACTCACGGCTGGACCACATTTTCTTTGCCAAACAG GTCATTAACAATGCGTGTGCCACCCAGGCAATTATTAGCGTGCTGTTGAACTGCACTCACTCAGACATGCAGCTCGGAGACACACTGTCTGAGTTCCGGGAATTCTCGCAGAGTTTCGACGCGGCT ATGAAAGGTCTGGCACTGAGTAACTCTGAGGTGATACGACAAGTCCATAATAGTTTTGCCAG ACAACAGATGTTTGAGTTTGATGCAAAGTCATCTGCGAAGGATGAAGATGCGTTCCACTTCGTGAGTTACGTTCCAGTCAAAGGCAGGCTTTACGAGCTGGACGGGCTCCGCGAGGGCCCGATTGACCTTG GGGTTTGTAACCAAGACGAGTGGATCAGCGCAGTCAGGCCCGTTATTGAGAAAAGAATTCTCAA GTACAGTGAAGGGGAGATACGGTTTAACCTGATGGCCATAGTGTCAGACCGAAAGATGATTTATAACCGAAAGATTACCGAACTGCAGAGTCGGCTTGCTGAG GAGGAGCCAATGGATACCGATCAAAGTAACAATCTACTTTGCTCCATTCAGTCAGAAATTGCGAAATATCAACTCCTCATAGAAGAAGAGAATCAGAAGCTGCAGCGATATAAA ATGGAAAACATCCGGCGAAAGCACAATTACCTACCATTCATCATGGAACTGCTCAAGACATTAGCTGAGTACCAGCAGTTGATACCATTGGTGGAAAAG gcaaaagaaaagcaaaatgcTAAAAATGTCCAGGAGGCCAAATGA